The Rhodoferax sediminis genome has a segment encoding these proteins:
- a CDS encoding sigma-54 interaction domain-containing protein — translation MAILLAWLGNTDLRASECGDVDSQGPILGAMKAFRFGSVHLLSDHSVQKTHAFALWLGEQVEVPVVPHQVKLTSPTSFEEIFRAATDVIEKVKLASPSAALTFHLSPGTPAMAAIWLLLAKTRYPARLIESSREQGVKEVSIPFELSAEFVPVVSKQADDSLARLMLGLPPESPAFTSIVHRCAAMKRTVAMAHRLAVREVPVLIQGESGTGKELFARAIHQASARNSMPFVAVNCGAIPQELVDAELFGHEKGAFTGATSARAGYFESADGGTLFLDEIGELPLASQVRLLRVLQEREVTRVGATRAKPIDIRVIAATNRVLPDEIRGGRFREDLFHRLAVGVLLLPPLRQREGDLNILIDSLLASINAEAASQPGYKHKKLDVAARNLLVQHSWPGNVRELHNTLLRASIWAVGGRITSQDVAESLAVTVAPKAETILGRPLDQAIQLPDIIGSVARHYLERAMAQTHGNKSEAARLLGIGSYQTLSYWLRKYGVG, via the coding sequence ATGGCGATATTGCTGGCGTGGCTGGGCAATACAGACTTGCGCGCATCAGAGTGCGGTGATGTCGATTCACAAGGCCCTATCTTGGGCGCGATGAAAGCGTTTCGATTTGGTTCGGTGCACTTATTGTCAGATCACAGTGTGCAGAAAACCCACGCTTTTGCGTTGTGGCTTGGTGAGCAGGTTGAGGTACCAGTTGTGCCACACCAAGTCAAGCTCACGAGCCCCACCAGCTTCGAAGAAATCTTTCGTGCAGCCACGGACGTAATCGAGAAGGTCAAGCTAGCGTCACCCTCGGCCGCCCTCACATTCCATCTAAGCCCAGGCACGCCGGCCATGGCGGCTATCTGGCTCTTGCTTGCCAAGACGAGGTATCCGGCTAGACTGATCGAGTCTTCGCGCGAGCAAGGCGTCAAAGAGGTCAGCATTCCATTTGAGTTATCGGCCGAGTTTGTACCAGTTGTCAGCAAACAGGCGGACGACTCACTTGCTCGTCTGATGCTGGGCTTGCCACCCGAAAGTCCGGCTTTCACATCTATTGTTCATCGCTGCGCAGCGATGAAGCGTACCGTCGCAATGGCGCATCGCCTCGCGGTGCGCGAGGTGCCCGTGCTCATTCAGGGCGAATCCGGCACCGGTAAGGAATTGTTCGCGCGCGCGATCCATCAGGCCAGCGCGCGCAACAGCATGCCTTTCGTCGCCGTCAACTGCGGCGCGATTCCTCAAGAGTTGGTCGATGCGGAGCTGTTTGGCCATGAAAAGGGCGCTTTCACAGGGGCAACGTCCGCTCGCGCCGGCTATTTCGAATCCGCCGATGGCGGCACCCTGTTCCTCGATGAGATCGGCGAACTGCCCTTGGCCTCCCAGGTCCGTCTGCTGCGAGTCCTGCAAGAGCGCGAAGTCACCCGGGTCGGCGCCACCCGGGCCAAACCCATCGACATCCGGGTTATCGCTGCCACCAATCGAGTCCTGCCCGATGAAATCAGGGGTGGCCGATTCCGGGAAGACCTCTTCCATCGCTTAGCGGTGGGTGTGCTGCTCCTGCCTCCTCTGCGCCAACGCGAAGGTGACCTCAACATCCTGATTGACTCGCTGTTGGCGTCAATAAACGCCGAAGCCGCATCCCAGCCGGGTTATAAACATAAAAAATTGGATGTTGCCGCAAGAAACCTTCTTGTCCAGCACTCCTGGCCTGGCAACGTCCGGGAACTTCACAACACGTTGCTGCGTGCCAGCATCTGGGCCGTTGGCGGCAGGATCACTAGTCAAGACGTGGCTGAGTCCCTGGCAGTGACGGTCGCCCCCAAGGCTGAAACGATCCTCGGTCGCCCTCTAGATCAGGCAATTCAACTCCCAGACATCATTGGGAGTGTCGCGCGCCACTACCTTGAGCGAGCCATGGCTCAGACGCATGGGAACAAGTCTGAAGCTGCGCGCCTGCTCGGAATTGGCAGCTACCAGACCCTGAGCTACTGGCTGCGAAAGTACGGGGTTGGATAA
- a CDS encoding type I restriction-modification system subunit M: MTENNSDHRRQEVQQIVKNACDQLNAEGVDARNYVEQLAWLFFLKAFDETETRKEQEAAFDDTPYERRLTGDYAWSHWAKDTDHPDEMLEFVDGKLWIKLTSPDPAKGLGNDALAQRFRRIFDNVRNYSRRGVSFAKVVQQVDKLHFSSETDVIVLSEIYEDLLKRVAADSAGYAGEFYTQRHIIRAMVQVVQPQPGEHVYDPCFGTAGFLGEAADYLRHHNTLSGKQLDDLQHKAFFGLELKPLTYLLGSMNMILHGIEGANLELTNTLEVHSQNVAEKDKYRVILANPPYGGKMAQELQTNFRVRSSATECLFLQHIMANLAKDGRAAVVIPEGVLFRGGPDQKVRKELLEQFKVHTILSLPAGCFLPYTGVKTNVIFFDRAQDGSGTESVWYYDLANDGFELKQTRKPIAGNQLPDFVAKWKDRVEGDNSWTVPLADIVAKGYDLSAKNPNKVDDYEHRPALELVQSIKTKEARITELLDELETLLESGL; the protein is encoded by the coding sequence ATGACCGAAAACAACTCCGATCACCGCCGCCAGGAAGTGCAGCAGATCGTCAAGAACGCCTGCGACCAGCTCAACGCTGAGGGCGTGGATGCCCGCAACTATGTCGAGCAACTCGCCTGGCTGTTTTTCCTCAAGGCCTTCGACGAAACCGAAACGCGCAAGGAGCAAGAGGCCGCCTTCGACGACACGCCCTATGAGCGCCGCCTGACGGGTGACTACGCCTGGAGCCACTGGGCGAAAGACACCGACCACCCCGACGAGATGCTCGAATTCGTCGATGGCAAGCTGTGGATCAAGCTCACCAGCCCGGACCCGGCCAAAGGCCTGGGCAACGATGCGCTGGCGCAGCGCTTCCGCCGCATCTTCGACAACGTGCGCAACTACAGCCGCCGGGGCGTGAGCTTCGCCAAAGTCGTGCAGCAAGTGGACAAGCTCCACTTCTCCAGCGAGACCGATGTCATCGTGTTGTCGGAAATCTACGAAGACCTGCTCAAGCGCGTGGCGGCCGACTCAGCCGGCTACGCCGGCGAGTTCTATACTCAGCGCCACATCATCCGCGCCATGGTGCAGGTAGTGCAGCCGCAACCCGGCGAGCATGTTTACGACCCTTGTTTTGGTACAGCGGGTTTCCTGGGCGAAGCCGCCGACTACTTGCGCCATCACAATACCCTCAGCGGCAAGCAGCTCGACGACCTGCAGCACAAGGCGTTCTTTGGCCTGGAGCTCAAGCCATTGACCTACCTGCTGGGCTCGATGAACATGATCTTGCACGGCATCGAGGGCGCCAATCTGGAGCTGACCAACACGTTAGAGGTGCACAGCCAGAACGTGGCCGAGAAGGACAAGTACCGGGTCATCCTTGCCAACCCGCCCTATGGCGGCAAGATGGCGCAGGAGCTGCAAACAAACTTCCGTGTACGCTCCAGCGCTACCGAGTGCCTGTTCCTGCAGCACATCATGGCCAACCTGGCCAAAGACGGTCGCGCCGCAGTGGTCATCCCCGAGGGTGTGCTGTTCCGTGGCGGCCCGGATCAGAAGGTGCGCAAGGAGCTGCTGGAGCAGTTCAAGGTGCATACCATCCTGTCGCTGCCGGCAGGCTGCTTCCTGCCCTACACCGGCGTCAAGACCAATGTGATCTTCTTCGACCGCGCGCAAGACGGCTCGGGCACCGAGTCTGTCTGGTATTACGACCTGGCCAACGACGGCTTTGAGCTCAAGCAGACCCGCAAGCCGATTGCAGGCAACCAGCTGCCCGACTTCGTAGCCAAGTGGAAGGACCGTGTGGAAGGCGACAACTCCTGGACGGTGCCCTTGGCCGACATCGTGGCCAAGGGCTATGACCTCTCGGCCAAGAATCCGAACAAGGTCGATGATTACGAGCATCGACCGGCGCTGGAGCTGGTGCAGTCGATCAAGACCAAGGAAGCTCGAATCACCGAGTTGCTGGACGAGCTCGAAACGCTGCTGGAAAGTGGCTTGTGA
- a CDS encoding restriction endonuclease subunit S has translation MIPAGWKKSKLGELLDVQNGFAFDSDLFSESGGAPLIRIRDLKNGSATVVRYNGTYDQRFVVRSGDLLVGMDGEFRCYTWRGDKALLNQRVCRLIDFSEDIDPEFVGFGINSHLKQIEDATPYVTVKHLSAKSIRGIDFAYPDRAEQRRIVARIKQCMERVEEINGLRRETFQEASAVLPSVLNEVFASQVSIAPLMTISEIAMETRYGTSRKCHSEPKGLPILRIPNVARGAVNFDNLKYCNLIDADAERVRLSTGDLLFVRTNGSRELVGRCAVFDGGNQELAYGFASYLIRVRVDQTKVLPRYLAYFLNSTNGRSEIDSRRRTSAGQFNINSENLRSIPFSVPTIAVQERLLGQMEQREAQANQLVSELKAARAESQGMREAILRKAFAGEL, from the coding sequence GTGATACCAGCCGGCTGGAAGAAGAGCAAGCTCGGTGAGCTTCTTGATGTACAGAACGGATTTGCCTTCGACTCCGATCTCTTCTCGGAATCTGGGGGCGCACCTTTAATCCGCATTCGTGACCTGAAGAACGGCTCTGCAACAGTTGTTCGATACAACGGCACCTATGACCAAAGGTTTGTGGTTCGCAGCGGCGATCTGCTAGTTGGGATGGACGGTGAATTCCGTTGCTACACTTGGCGTGGCGATAAGGCTTTGCTGAACCAACGAGTCTGTCGGCTGATCGATTTTTCGGAAGATATCGATCCTGAATTTGTTGGATTCGGCATCAACAGCCACCTCAAACAGATCGAGGACGCCACCCCCTACGTGACTGTCAAGCACCTGTCTGCGAAGTCGATTCGCGGAATCGACTTCGCATATCCAGATCGCGCAGAACAGCGCCGCATCGTCGCCCGCATCAAGCAGTGCATGGAGCGAGTAGAGGAGATCAACGGGCTTAGGCGGGAGACGTTTCAGGAAGCAAGCGCGGTTCTGCCTTCCGTGCTAAACGAGGTCTTCGCATCACAAGTGAGCATTGCCCCATTGATGACCATCTCTGAAATTGCGATGGAAACAAGGTACGGCACCTCGCGGAAGTGCCATTCCGAACCGAAAGGTTTGCCGATTTTGCGTATCCCAAATGTCGCTCGGGGTGCGGTGAATTTTGACAACCTGAAGTACTGCAATCTGATTGATGCCGATGCGGAACGTGTTCGTCTCTCGACTGGCGACCTGCTGTTTGTTCGAACCAACGGCAGCCGTGAATTGGTCGGACGCTGCGCCGTGTTTGATGGAGGGAATCAAGAGCTGGCCTATGGCTTTGCCTCGTACCTGATCCGTGTTCGTGTTGATCAGACAAAGGTGTTGCCGCGTTACCTCGCGTATTTCTTGAACAGCACGAATGGTCGATCAGAAATCGATAGCCGTCGGCGCACATCCGCTGGACAGTTCAACATCAATTCTGAGAATTTGCGCTCGATTCCATTTTCGGTGCCGACCATTGCTGTGCAAGAGCGGTTGCTTGGCCAGATGGAACAACGCGAAGCGCAGGCGAACCAGCTTGTATCTGAATTGAAAGCTGCCAGGGCTGAAAGCCAAGGGATGCGCGAAGCCATCCTCCGCAAAGCCTTCGCCGGGGAGCTGTGA
- a CDS encoding DEAD/DEAH box helicase family protein, translating into MARNERLTCKELIEPRLAALGWAWQEQLRIGPGRVNLTGDTMYDETQSIIADYLLRCRGVPLAIVEAKSESESAADGMQQASRYARRLSLRFSIASNGDDWILTDNETGAFESLSAPPSPDELVARMGVSVDWSRWEGAFAAGYHMDQVSRRGVRPYQDIAINKALWQFAQGDDRVLLLMATGTGKTFTIFQLIWKLLNGKALKREHVLFLTDRNSLKDQAYRAFSAFTASERVQIDKDTVAQGQHLVGKVFFANYQSLDEELEGKKVYEHYDPDFFDLVVIDECHRSGFGDWFGVLKHFGGALQLGLTATPRELEDGDRSLTAEEKRRDTQHYFGDPVFIYSLKQAIEDGFLVPYLLEERITNVDEDGYTGPDGKRYTTANFERDIRMPDRTKAIAEDLWEVLGKYELRDEKTIIFCVDDTHAAFMAQELRRLSGSADYAARITRAERNSHQLERNFAVVGPSNPRVAVTVDLLTTGFDAPDVKNVVFVRPLRSAILYKQMKGRGTRLCEDIDKRYFTIFDYSGASQLEDAEFDGHPANRQKGYEQKRTKPSKAAEPSAKYLAQGVRVVISAENRYVCLADGRKVPFEEYTQQSREFILDVSHKGLDELLRIWIDKGGRQELREALRDRDIYPAAFRHYLDLPDADDVDILAKIGFQLPRVPNRADRANRLWDQDQIWLLDHLGETAQPESQRFKTHVWQTALDHYRLFGIDDLEQARTYGAPQFAEQFGSFTTLTQRYGGPALLKTDLELVKQHLYVAMAA; encoded by the coding sequence ATGGCACGCAACGAACGACTGACCTGCAAAGAACTCATCGAGCCCCGCTTGGCGGCGCTCGGCTGGGCGTGGCAGGAGCAGCTGCGTATCGGGCCCGGGCGCGTCAACTTGACCGGCGACACGATGTACGACGAAACCCAGTCGATCATTGCCGACTACCTGCTGCGCTGCCGGGGTGTGCCGCTGGCCATCGTGGAAGCCAAGTCAGAGTCCGAAAGCGCTGCCGATGGGATGCAGCAGGCCTCCCGTTATGCACGCCGACTCTCGCTGCGGTTCTCGATTGCCTCCAATGGCGATGACTGGATCTTGACGGACAACGAAACCGGCGCTTTCGAGTCACTGAGTGCACCGCCGTCGCCCGACGAGTTGGTCGCCCGGATGGGCGTGTCGGTTGACTGGTCCCGCTGGGAGGGCGCGTTCGCCGCTGGCTATCACATGGACCAGGTGTCACGCAGAGGCGTGCGCCCGTATCAAGACATCGCTATCAATAAGGCGCTGTGGCAGTTCGCCCAAGGTGACGACCGTGTGCTGTTGCTGATGGCCACCGGCACCGGCAAGACCTTCACCATCTTTCAGCTCATTTGGAAGCTGCTCAACGGCAAGGCGCTCAAGCGTGAACACGTGCTGTTCCTGACCGATCGCAATAGTCTCAAGGATCAGGCCTATCGTGCCTTCTCGGCCTTCACGGCCTCGGAGCGCGTGCAGATTGACAAGGACACCGTTGCGCAAGGGCAGCATCTGGTCGGTAAGGTCTTCTTTGCAAATTACCAGAGCCTCGATGAGGAGCTGGAAGGCAAGAAGGTCTATGAACACTACGACCCGGACTTCTTCGATCTGGTGGTCATCGACGAATGTCATCGCTCGGGTTTTGGCGACTGGTTCGGCGTTCTCAAACATTTCGGCGGCGCGCTGCAGCTGGGCCTCACGGCCACCCCGCGCGAACTCGAAGATGGCGACCGCTCGCTGACCGCAGAGGAAAAGCGCCGCGACACGCAGCACTACTTCGGTGACCCGGTTTTCATCTACAGCCTCAAGCAGGCCATCGAAGACGGCTTCCTGGTGCCCTACCTGTTGGAAGAGCGCATCACCAACGTCGATGAGGACGGTTACACGGGCCCCGATGGCAAGCGCTACACCACGGCCAACTTCGAGCGTGATATCCGCATGCCGGATCGCACCAAGGCCATTGCGGAGGACCTCTGGGAGGTGCTGGGCAAGTACGAGTTGCGCGACGAGAAAACCATCATTTTCTGCGTGGACGACACCCACGCCGCCTTCATGGCGCAGGAGCTACGCCGTCTCTCGGGCAGCGCCGACTACGCCGCGCGCATTACCCGGGCTGAACGCAACAGCCACCAACTCGAGCGCAACTTCGCCGTGGTGGGACCCAGCAACCCGCGCGTGGCCGTGACAGTGGATCTGCTCACCACGGGCTTTGATGCGCCCGACGTGAAAAACGTCGTCTTCGTGCGCCCGCTGCGCAGCGCCATTCTCTACAAGCAGATGAAGGGGCGTGGCACCCGGCTGTGCGAGGACATTGACAAGCGCTATTTCACCATCTTCGACTACTCCGGCGCTAGCCAACTGGAGGATGCCGAGTTCGATGGCCACCCGGCAAACCGCCAGAAAGGCTACGAGCAGAAGCGGACTAAACCGTCAAAGGCAGCGGAGCCCAGCGCCAAATATCTGGCGCAAGGAGTGCGGGTGGTCATCTCTGCCGAGAACCGCTACGTCTGCCTGGCCGACGGACGCAAGGTGCCGTTCGAGGAATACACGCAGCAATCGCGCGAGTTCATCCTCGACGTTAGCCATAAGGGCTTGGATGAGCTGCTGCGCATCTGGATAGACAAAGGCGGTCGTCAGGAGCTGCGCGAGGCCTTGCGCGACCGCGACATCTACCCAGCGGCCTTCCGGCATTACCTCGACCTGCCCGATGCCGACGATGTCGACATCCTAGCCAAGATCGGCTTTCAGCTGCCTCGCGTGCCGAACCGCGCTGACCGCGCCAATCGACTGTGGGACCAAGATCAAATTTGGCTGCTGGACCATCTGGGCGAAACCGCGCAGCCTGAGAGCCAGCGCTTCAAAACCCATGTGTGGCAAACCGCGCTGGATCACTACCGCCTGTTCGGCATCGACGACCTTGAACAGGCACGCACCTACGGCGCCCCGCAATTTGCCGAGCAGTTCGGCAGTTTCACCACGCTGACTCAGCGCTACGGTGGGCCGGCGCTGCTCAAGACCGACCTCGAACTGGTCAAGCAGCATCTTTACGTGGCTATGGCCGCCTGA
- a CDS encoding N-6 DNA methylase, translated as MSIVQDKHLREATSQWVAALDVLRNEMPASESRSLIREVFAAFLLLRWADLQDVEQEAMAVFEDRTYQPLLPGPLQWRHWGRLESPLAIADRLQELARHVERLRGDAAHPVAAYLHALTEPLRRVLKVNFVYLHDFVRWVADLPFETPSERRALLDVFDQAIAETGDPYDGQYATPVNIARLVAALANPQPGERVYDPCFGSGNFLVAAWQQAERSRNELRRPGALLEVAGIEINASAFLIGLTRMLLAGIEAPRLELGNSLERESLSSPSRQGFDVVLANPPIGAKTSREPWRYQHFAIATNDSTGLFIQHALSQLKAHGRAVIAVPEGFLFRGGAERELRRSLLEQGQVEAVIGLPAGAFAPYTSVKGSLLVLSKQGGTSRVRMVDAAPLFEQRSGRKAPLIHAAIAAQLADEVRRPELRKPRELPPGGAPEGEPGIGGLARSVWDVGMEQLAAADWDLSPRRREKGGLDELLASLKDVLGDSGLVAPLSTVAKVSAGRSIKSADLLDEPPFERAVGYVRIRDLSQGKVERTSSWLRPELASLEQRWALLPGDVLVSKSGTIGKAALVRNGAVGAVAANGLYVLRTDQDRLDAGYLLAYLASPACQNWLSAQSRGAVIQHLNRAVLNELPIPLAALPIQARAAAEFRDFGTDALTFLAQATDSSESDRLANWLADLDGKVPKFIGGLDDTPALAHFEPVAALASTSLRWLDQDQVSSQAARWLTPLTHTLLAMAGVAQIPPSPGLLNVLESAERAVQAVLIQTTGHRPAESQARAITERLREWLRAAIADLVDTVGLQVRTSPGSLEAGSFAEFSVEMENIGPLPLRNVRVETQPDWGIVEVPYLGGRGIFPIHLRGDVSKQGGDLSLRLLWRAGVLTGPMVEGEIELAIRVAEPEKAANSLPAELGGSPYVTGSPLEPMHGHSVFYGRDELLGKISRQIATHGNVVLLEGNRRAGKTSILKHLEGRSAIPGWLAVYASLQGAEGAAKVVGVPTAEVFREIARSIATALTKLGIDVPLPNGETFAAGKPPLGVARACREGIGAESPFADFREYLELVLSVLEPLGIGLVLMLDEFDKLQEGIDNGVTSPQVPENIRFLIQTYPKFSAILTGSRRLKRLREEYWSALYGLGTSIPVTVLDTESARKVVTEPVRDQLAFSQEAIERVIEVTARHPYLMQCLCNRVFDYAVQTKSRSITASVVNDAAHGLVRDNEHFASLWDYAALGPEAGRHRRQLILLLCARSFKQGTHIGFGTLHEQLAQVGVDVEDEPLDADLSYLRELELIEFSGEIGDGEYRLAIPLMADWIEQQQDADVVASRARTEAEEENA; from the coding sequence GTGAGCATCGTGCAAGACAAGCACCTGCGCGAAGCCACCTCCCAGTGGGTCGCCGCCTTGGACGTGCTGCGCAACGAAATGCCCGCCAGCGAGTCCAGGTCGCTGATCCGCGAGGTGTTCGCCGCTTTTCTGTTGCTGCGCTGGGCTGACCTGCAGGATGTGGAGCAGGAGGCGATGGCGGTCTTTGAGGATCGAACTTACCAGCCGCTGTTGCCTGGGCCGCTGCAGTGGCGACACTGGGGGCGTCTGGAATCCCCTCTAGCCATCGCCGACCGGCTGCAGGAGCTGGCGCGGCACGTCGAAAGGCTGCGCGGCGATGCGGCGCACCCTGTGGCAGCCTATCTGCACGCGCTAACTGAGCCACTGCGCCGCGTTTTGAAAGTGAATTTCGTATACCTACACGACTTCGTACGGTGGGTGGCCGATCTGCCGTTCGAAACCCCGAGCGAGCGCCGTGCGCTGCTGGATGTGTTCGATCAGGCCATCGCTGAAACCGGCGATCCCTACGATGGCCAGTACGCTACGCCGGTCAACATCGCCCGCCTCGTCGCTGCATTAGCCAACCCGCAGCCAGGCGAGCGCGTGTACGACCCGTGCTTTGGCTCGGGCAACTTTCTGGTGGCGGCCTGGCAGCAGGCCGAGCGCAGCCGCAACGAACTGCGTCGCCCGGGTGCGTTGCTGGAAGTGGCGGGTATCGAAATCAATGCCAGCGCTTTCCTGATCGGTCTGACGCGCATGCTGCTGGCGGGTATCGAAGCGCCCCGCTTGGAGCTGGGCAACAGCCTGGAGCGCGAGTCGCTGAGCAGCCCCAGCCGCCAGGGCTTTGATGTGGTGCTGGCCAACCCGCCCATCGGCGCCAAGACCAGCCGCGAGCCTTGGCGTTACCAGCACTTCGCCATTGCCACCAACGACAGCACGGGTCTGTTCATTCAGCACGCGCTGTCACAGCTCAAGGCCCACGGACGTGCGGTGATTGCCGTGCCCGAGGGTTTTCTGTTTCGTGGTGGGGCAGAGCGTGAGTTGCGCCGCTCCCTGCTGGAACAGGGGCAGGTTGAAGCCGTGATCGGGCTGCCCGCTGGCGCCTTTGCACCCTACACCAGCGTCAAGGGCAGCCTGCTGGTGTTGAGCAAGCAAGGCGGAACGAGCCGGGTTCGCATGGTAGATGCTGCCCCTTTGTTCGAGCAGCGTTCAGGCCGCAAGGCGCCGCTGATCCACGCCGCCATCGCGGCGCAATTGGCGGACGAGGTTCGTCGCCCTGAACTGCGTAAGCCGCGTGAACTTCCACCTGGTGGCGCTCCGGAGGGTGAGCCGGGCATAGGCGGGCTGGCGAGGTCGGTATGGGACGTGGGTATGGAACAGTTGGCTGCGGCCGACTGGGACTTGTCGCCGCGCCGCCGTGAAAAAGGCGGACTGGACGAGCTGCTGGCCAGCCTCAAGGACGTGTTGGGCGATAGCGGGTTGGTGGCGCCGCTGTCGACCGTGGCCAAGGTATCAGCGGGCCGCTCCATCAAGTCGGCCGATTTACTGGACGAGCCACCGTTCGAGCGCGCCGTGGGCTATGTGCGCATTAGGGACCTGAGCCAGGGCAAGGTTGAACGCACCTCAAGTTGGTTACGGCCGGAGCTAGCCAGCCTCGAACAACGCTGGGCACTGCTGCCGGGTGATGTACTGGTATCCAAGTCGGGCACCATCGGTAAGGCTGCGCTGGTGCGCAACGGCGCTGTTGGTGCCGTCGCTGCGAATGGGCTCTACGTGCTGCGTACCGATCAAGATCGGCTCGATGCGGGATATTTGCTGGCCTATCTGGCTAGCCCGGCGTGTCAGAACTGGTTGTCGGCGCAGTCGCGTGGTGCCGTGATTCAGCATCTCAACCGGGCTGTACTGAATGAGCTTCCGATACCGTTGGCAGCCCTGCCGATACAGGCCAGAGCTGCGGCCGAGTTCCGCGATTTCGGCACTGATGCACTGACTTTCCTGGCTCAGGCTACGGACAGTAGCGAGTCTGATCGCCTCGCCAACTGGCTGGCCGATTTGGATGGCAAAGTGCCCAAGTTTATAGGCGGCCTGGACGACACACCAGCACTGGCGCACTTCGAACCCGTCGCTGCGCTGGCAAGCACTTCGTTGCGTTGGCTGGATCAGGATCAGGTGAGCAGTCAGGCTGCCCGCTGGCTAACGCCGCTCACTCATACTCTACTGGCAATGGCAGGGGTGGCCCAGATTCCGCCCAGCCCCGGGCTGCTCAACGTGCTGGAGAGTGCCGAGCGAGCCGTGCAGGCGGTGTTAATTCAGACCACGGGCCACCGGCCCGCTGAATCGCAAGCACGCGCCATTACTGAGCGTCTGCGGGAATGGTTGCGCGCTGCCATTGCGGACCTGGTCGATACCGTTGGGCTACAGGTGCGGACCTCGCCGGGATCACTGGAGGCGGGTAGCTTCGCCGAGTTCTCCGTTGAGATGGAAAACATAGGGCCTTTGCCACTGCGCAATGTGCGTGTGGAAACGCAGCCAGACTGGGGCATCGTCGAGGTTCCTTATCTCGGGGGGCGGGGCATTTTCCCCATCCATTTGCGTGGTGACGTATCCAAACAAGGCGGCGACCTGTCATTGCGCCTGCTTTGGCGCGCAGGGGTCCTGACCGGGCCGATGGTCGAGGGGGAAATCGAGTTGGCGATCCGCGTCGCCGAACCCGAGAAAGCGGCCAACTCGTTGCCCGCTGAACTGGGTGGCAGCCCCTATGTGACCGGCAGCCCGCTGGAGCCGATGCATGGCCACAGTGTCTTTTATGGGCGTGATGAACTGCTTGGCAAGATCAGCCGGCAGATCGCGACCCACGGCAACGTTGTACTGCTCGAAGGCAATCGACGGGCAGGCAAAACTTCGATTCTCAAACATTTGGAAGGGCGCTCCGCGATCCCGGGCTGGCTGGCTGTCTATGCCAGCCTCCAAGGGGCCGAAGGTGCTGCAAAAGTCGTAGGTGTGCCGACGGCAGAGGTGTTTCGCGAGATCGCCCGCAGCATCGCCACGGCGCTGACCAAACTGGGCATCGATGTCCCGCTGCCCAACGGCGAGACCTTTGCCGCCGGTAAGCCGCCGTTGGGTGTAGCGCGGGCCTGCCGTGAGGGCATCGGCGCCGAATCACCATTTGCCGATTTCCGCGAGTATCTGGAACTGGTGCTGAGCGTTCTGGAGCCCTTGGGCATTGGCCTGGTGCTGATGCTCGATGAGTTTGACAAGCTGCAGGAGGGTATCGACAACGGAGTGACATCACCCCAGGTGCCGGAGAACATCCGCTTCCTGATTCAGACCTACCCGAAGTTCTCGGCGATCCTGACAGGATCGCGCCGCCTGAAACGACTGCGCGAGGAATACTGGTCTGCGTTGTATGGTCTGGGAACAAGCATCCCGGTGACAGTACTGGATACGGAGAGCGCACGCAAGGTGGTCACCGAGCCCGTGCGTGATCAACTGGCGTTCTCTCAGGAAGCGATTGAGCGGGTGATCGAGGTCACGGCACGGCACCCTTATCTGATGCAGTGCCTGTGCAACCGTGTGTTCGACTACGCGGTGCAGACCAAGAGCAGGTCGATCACCGCGAGTGTGGTTAACGACGCAGCCCATGGGCTGGTGCGGGACAACGAGCACTTCGCCAGCTTGTGGGATTACGCAGCCTTGGGCCCGGAGGCCGGCCGCCATCGCCGGCAGCTCATCTTGTTGCTGTGCGCGCGGAGCTTCAAGCAGGGAACGCACATCGGATTCGGCACGCTGCACGAGCAATTGGCTCAAGTCGGCGTGGATGTCGAAGATGAACCTTTGGATGCCGATCTGAGCTATCTGCGCGAGCTCGAGCTAATTGAATTCTCGGGGGAGATCGGCGATGGTGAATATCGCTTGGCCATTCCGCTGATGGCGGACTGGATCGAACAACAACAGGATGCAGACGTGGTGGCCAGCCGCGCCCGCACGGAAGCGGAGGAAGAAAATGCCTGA